In Gopherus flavomarginatus isolate rGopFla2 chromosome 1, rGopFla2.mat.asm, whole genome shotgun sequence, a single genomic region encodes these proteins:
- the GOLT1B gene encoding vesicle transport protein GOT1B — MISLTDTQKIGMGLTGFGVFFLFFGMILFFDKALLAIGNVLFVAGLAFVIGLERTFRFFFQKHKIKATVFFLGGVLIVLIGWPLIGMILEMYGFFLLFRGFFPVVVGFIRRVPVLGYLLNLPGISSLVDKAGESNNMV; from the exons ATGATCTCCCTCACCGACACCCAGA AGATTGGAATGGGATTAACAGGCTTTGgtgtgtttttccttttttttggaaTGATTCTCTTTTTTGACAAAGCACTTTTGGCTATTGGAAAT GTTTTATTTGTGGCTGGCTTGGCTTTCGTTATTGGTTTAGAAAGAACGTTTAGATTCTTCTTccaaaaacacaaaataaaagcaaCAGTCTTTTTCCTGGGTGGTGTGCTTATAGTTCTCATTGGTTGGCCCTTGATAGGAATGATCCTTGAAATGTATGGATTTTTCCTTTTATTCAG GGGTTTCTTTCCTGTGGTGGTTGGTTTTATTAGAAGAGTGCCAGTCCTTGGATATCTCTTGAATTTACCTGGCATAAGCTCG CTTGTCGATAAAGCTGGAGAAAGCAACAACATGGTATAA